The Chionomys nivalis chromosome 1, mChiNiv1.1, whole genome shotgun sequence sequence CCTGGGTATACAGATGAGGTTCTGAGGTTGTGACCGGGGGCTTGTGAATCTGTTGGGTAGAACCTTCGTAAAGGGTTGCTACTTTCTAGTTTGGGATTGGGGACTCTATGGGATGGTAAAGGGCATTTTGCTCAATTTTCACCTTGCCACACCGTGAGAAGCTAGGCAGTGCCACAACCCCACAGCAAGCATTAAAACAGCATGTGTGGGTTATCACCCAGAATAATCACCCCACGGCTAACCTCACACCTGTCTGTCCAAGGCAGACaaaccactgtgcccagctcctCCTGGGGAATCTTTAGGTATTAGCTCCTCTCAAAGAAAGCTATTctctattaaaatgtaaaaaccaCCTACCAAGAGGCAAGTATTTGTGTAAAATACAGGCAAGTTAAATCACTTGCCAGTTTTACAGCTTATTCCAAATGTTGAGTTGGTATCCACATCTCACCTAATGATTTAAGAATCGATGTCCATGAAAGTGCTTTGATAAGTGGACATGATTGGCacacagctataatcccagcatttgggagagaaGGGCTATTCAAGCTCATCCTAGGTTCCACAGACCAGAAGATTCTGAAGAGCTCTCAAAAAATAGAGGGCCTCTagggttaaaagcacttgctgcttttgcagagaggACCTGTGTGTTGTTCCTCACctttaactccagatccagggcacACTCACTCAAAATAACTTTCAAGGGCTTTCACAACACCGATTGATTATTATCCCACAGGTTAGGACTGTTATCTTAACGTTAACtgttaatattttaagaagtggTTGCATTGGGTTGAAGAAGTGCAATATTAAAGTAAAAGCCATGGGTCTTTTAGACCCAGTGTGTAAAGACACACCCTTGAGTTATAACTCAGAGACACATCTGGAAAAAAGTGGTTGCTAACCTGTAGAACCCACAAATCCATCTCCTTCTACCAAGTGGGAATAGCACCCTCCCCCACCAGAATCCCACAAAGGCCCAGAAGTCCACctaggaaggaaaacagagactCGCATCATTTAACtgctatttattttcataaacatgAGGTATTTCAAAGTGCTATAAGGTGCAGcactaaatatatacattttgaagaaattaaacACAGAACTTTGCCATTTTTACCCAGTTCTATGCACCAAACATGAACAAATACAGTAACAAGGAAGAAACAGGctaggaaaaaaaaggaatatatatatagtaaaatttCTTTACAAAAGTTTCTTAGTTCAAAAAGTGATAAAGTAATATCTACTCAAAACTTTCACAACTCATTTTCATACGAAAATATAAGTATCAAATTTAGTTATGTATCAGCATCATATTAAAGTATACAGGCCGTGTAGGAATTAGTACAGTACATAACAGATTAACAATATATTTGTATACAAAACATGCTCCTCAAACATTGAGGTATTCTTACAGTACTTAGGTGTGAACTTCCAGTCTAATACTGGCCGCAAGAGCCACCTCTCATTACCCAGGACGTATACAAAAGGCGGTGTATCAATGGTATTTACACAAGTGTTCCCAGGGGCATCAAATGGCAAACCCCTTCTGTGGCGTCTGCTGGAACTTAAGCACCATTGTAAAAAGAAGGAATGACTGTTTGGAAGCTTGGACCAGAACAAGGTGACTTCACAGCCTCCTGAAGCTCCCAACTGTCCCGGAACTTCCATGGCTGTCACCAGGTGATGTGGAGGAGGAAACAAGCCACCCAGCATTCCAGAACTCAGCCCCCCGCCCCCAAGGTCATGGCAGAACCCCGTGTCCTGTCCCAAGATCCAAACTCGACAGGAGACCGATTTGAAAGTAAACCAACATTCTTAATGTCAACAcaatgtttgtttaaaaaaaaaaaaaatcaaaatgtgcAAAGTGGCAGTGACTGTCCGTGTGAGAAGCGTTTAGCAAGTCCGAGCATGTTCGATCTTCTTTAGCAACTGCTGCTGCCTGGCCTGCAGTTTCTCCTTTTCCAGCAGGAGCTGGTGCTCGTTGGCCTGCAGGGCGTGGACGTACTCGGTGGCTTTTTTCAAGATGACCACCTTGGCAGCCTTCTCGTTCTTCACCAGCTCAGGCACATGGTCCCTGAGCGTCAGGAAGCTGGAGCGCAGGTCGTTGCGGCGCTGGCGCTCCAGGATGTTGTGGTTGCGGCGTCTCTCGCTGTCCTCTGAGTCTGAGTTTCGGGGGCTCAAGTTCTTAGCTTTCGCTGGGACAACATTCTTGAGGGGGCGTGGAGAAGCCTCGCTCTTGAGTTTCTTCTGCGGTGGCGCGTCCTCGCTCTCGACATAGGGTGAGGGCGCAGCGTAATTGTGCTGCTGATGGATGGGAACACAGCGCTTGAGGATCAGCTCGCCAGCCTGTGCTCGCCCCATACCCAGAGCTGAGGTCTTGGGACGCACAGTAATGGTGAAGGTGGTGACAGCCTTGTTATTAGAGGAGGAGCGTCTCTTCTCCACCGTGACCACATCTatttcctcctcttcatcttcctcctcgtcatcttcatcatctttaaggtaaaaaaaaaattcaggtaaAACATTAACATACACACCATTATTTGGGTCTAGGGACAGAACCTAGATAGGTTTGGacaagatgcacacacacacagagagagagagagagagagagagagagagagagagagagagagagagagagagagagagaatattcctTCCCCAGGTTTCTACTCTCAATTTCTATGGGAAGGCTTTATCTATGGTGGGGCCAGCATAGATAAGCTTATGCTTAGCGTAGAAAGACAACCCCCAAAACCCTCCACACAAGTTAGATCCCTGGTGTCAAAAATAAGATCAAAAAACTTTGACCAGGTGGCAGAACTCCGGTTTGAGTCACAAGAAACAATGGGCAGTGGGATTCTGCAAACGGTTACTTAATCTTCCTCcatcctcagtttccccagctatTCAATGGGGGTAATAGTACAGCGCTTGAGTTTGGCAGACAATATGTAGACTTGGCGACAGATGCTCGGTAATAGGAGCTTTTAGCATAATCACCAGCCAGTCTGCCCCATGGATTTATTTATACACACTTCCACAGCCACCCTTCAGACTGGAGGCTCTTCATTTGGTGGAAACACATGGCTGGGTTGATTTTTCCATCCTTAAACTCGAGGAACAATTTCATTGACTACGAATAAACAACCTTTGCTCTAGGAGCTCTACGCAGGAAGCAGTTTTTCATCTCGGCAAAGATCAAATCTCAATTATAAAGCTCTAATCCACAGTAGCTACACCTCATCCCAACGGGAGCAGTGCccaagcagcaacaacaaaatcctaTCTGTTTTCTAACTCCTCGTTTACTCGCATGCTAGGAGAGAAAATTATGGTTTTAAAAAACTGCAAGTatgaaaatcaaaacatcttCTGCTTGATCTAGCTAGGACCGGAAAGCTGAACAATTGGGAGGTTTCTTCTGAAGCCGAAATGTTAGGCTGTTCCAGTCTGTGGGTCCCTTTAAGCCAgtgttttggttttcagccaaGAAGACAGCTGTTGGAAGGAAGTGTTTCCTCACCGAAAGCTGTCAAGGCACAGACATTAAAGGGACAGAGCCCTTTCAAAGTGCAGGCTTATCACCAAGTTTCCTCCCAGGAGCCTCAGAAGGATCCTCACAGCCCAGAAGGAAATTTAGACTTTTTATTGTGGAAAACACTGGCTTTCAAGGTCTAAAAAAGGAGGGTTAGTTACATCTCCAAGGACAAGGGCACACAGGATTTAAATTGTTTGTGGTACTTCCTCAGCCCCAAGGAAAAAGCGTCCCCTACCACCTTCCGAAGAAGACCCAGATAAACGCACACAATAGAACCGCTGAAGGCTTGCGGGTTGTGTACATTTCTAAGGAGGGGCTGCGGAAGGGACCCGCCCTCACCTTCAAGGGCACTGGGTTGGGGAACACGACTCCAACTCAATTAGGTCAGAAATTCCAACTAGGAAACGCAACTGGACCAGCCCTCACTCAAAACCGGAAAGAGGATCCCTGAAAATGTACACAACCACTAATGCACTTGCTGCCAGctgctgaagtgtgtgtgtggggggggggggtgccccCACCACCAGGTCTTTCTGATCCTGACTTGCGTCAGGCACAACGCCGCCTGCTGGCCACGCACCAAGCGCAAATAGCCCACCACCCACGGAGGGCCCACAGTCCTGGAgatgggggggggaatgggagccGGGCATTCTCCTAACTTTTGGAAGCCAAAGTGGGATTGTGCACAGCCCTCATCTTTTGGGAAAtctttccccttccctgtccTGGCCTAGAGGGACCTTTCCAACGCACTTAACAGGTTTCAGCGTAGAGAGCTTTCCGAGCCAACATCCTGATTGTGCTGGCCACCAACTTTTCCCACGGTGAGGGCAAGCCTAAAGCAAGGATTTCCGAAGAGGATAGACGAAATTTAAGGGAAGGTGTAGCTGGGGCTTCCAGCCTCTGTCCGGGGAGAGGTGGGTAGAATAGGACCACCGGCACGAACCTACGATAACAAAGGGACCGCAGTCTCCTCGACACACACTCCCCGCACCTCCCGACCCAGGATCCCAAGGTGTCAACAAGGACCCTGAACCAGGCTTTACCTGAGTCGCTCAAGGTGTCCTCTCCGGAGGTACTGAGGGCCTTGTGCTCGCCACTGTTGGCTGGACGGCCGCCTGCACGAGCAGGAGCGGCCACCGGGGCAGCAGCCGGAGCAGACACAGTAGTGACCACAGCGCTGGTCGCAGGGGCACTGATGGGAGTAGCGGACACTGGTGCCGGTTCACGCTTGTTCACTGGGAAGGGGAAGACCACGGCGGGGTCCACGCACTCCGCAGCCGGGTGGGAGAGATCGGTGGGCAGGGTGGCCCCGGTGCGGCCAGCACTCGCCGTCCCGTTAAGGGCACGGCCCCCGGGGCTGCTGGCACTCACTCCCGGAGCCGGGCAGGCTGTGCCGGCGCCCGGTGGCCCGTGGCCGTGCTGCAGCTTCTCGTTCACCGCACGCTCCAGCTTCTCGCGGGCGGAGAAGCCGCTCCACATACAGTCCTGAAGGATGACTGGGTTAGGGGTGAGACTACTCAGTCCCCCCAGACCGAATGCATCCTCTTCTGCTGGGTTGCCCCACAGATCGGCCTCCGGCAGCAGCATCTCCGTAGCCCAATTCGAGGGCTCCGGGCTGTGCTCTGGGAAGGCGCGGCTGGGCGACAACGGGGGCGTGGGCAGCAGCTCAAACTTCTTCCAGATGTCCTCCCCCGGTGGGGTCGAATCGGGACCGCCGAAGTAGAAGTCATCCTCGTCCGGATAGAAGCAGGGCTGCAGCGAGTCAAACTCGAGGTCTGGGTTCTTGCAGATCATCCCCGGCATGGTGGACGCGGTGCAGCTGGGCATCTGTTCGCCTCCCGGGCGGTGACTGACCACTTTCCTCTCCGCTCTTTTTAATGTGGGGGAGTGCTTCCTTCCCGTGGGGAGCACAGAGTCGCACCAACCTCCAACACTACAACCAACAGACAGACCAAGTGAGAATGAGCCAAGAGGGGTGGACTGGTGGGGACAAGCAGTGGGCACCCCCCAATCTCGCCTACAAGCTTCCCAGCCTTTCCCACTGCTCGAGAAGGTGGAGGAAGTTGAGcctctcctccactccctcctTTTGTGTACAAGCTGTCTAAGACTGTGGGTGGGAGGGGGCTTGCAGATGCAGGGGTGGTGTAGCTCGGCAACTTTGGAAACTGCCCTTTCATTCACACAAGGCActgcctgggggagggggacagttCAAGCTGCAGATCCCAGCTCTTACTAGCACGATAGCCGATAGCCCCTCTTGCAACAGTGCAGGACCCAACTGCTCAAAGGAAGTCCAGCTACCGGGCACGAGACGGCACTACCTTCCATTTTTGCAGAAATAAGATGCGGGAGCGCAAAAGCTAACGGGGTTCgggaaactttattaattattaagGGCCTTTCTCCAAACAGACCAACAACAGACACTTACATATAATCCCCTTCCATACAGCGCCTTAATTCTGGCAGATACCCTTGGTGCTCATCTTCTACCCATATCTTATTTTGACCCTTTGCAATTTCCTCCCTTTGGAAATCCCAGTCTCTTCCACCGAAAAGAGGCTGAACCCCATTCCTAAGAATGGTGCAAGGGCTCCCGCGCGATGAGGGTCGCCGGAGAGAATCGCGTCCCCTAAGCTGGGGCAGCCGTGACCTACATTATCACTCAGCGTCCTAGCTTCGCCTaatcccttttccttccttcccgcGGCACCTTTTGGAGAACCCCAGCTTCGGGTGGGGACGCACCGGCTCCCAGTCAGCTCACACTAAGACAAATCTTGTAGAGCCTGGTGAATTTCTTTTCGCTAAAGCTATCTCTCTGCCCGGGCCGGGGCTGTAAAAAGGATTAGGGCGGGTCTCTTCCAGCCAGGGTGCCTACGGGTGCTGAATTAGCTTTTCAGGAAAAGCCCCCAGATGGTTTTGTTTCGAAAGCAGACACGGTGTGTCCcccacacactaaaaaaaaaataaataaaatataaaaaatgaaaaaatccgGCATATTTGGGCGCCGGGTGCAGAGCCCGGTTCAGGGGCTCGCCTAGCCGCAGCGCTCTGGCGTTCCCCAGGCGCTCGGAGCTTTACAAGTACCGCTTCTTACCTCCCGCAGACTGCCGGGGATCCGGAGGCGACTCGGCGCTGGGGTCTCCGGGTGGGCTGAGGGGGCGGCGGCGGGAGGGGGTTGTCCTCGGGCGGCTGCAGTGTGTGCGCGCTTACGCCTGGCTAGCGCTCGTTCAGCTCCAACCCAGTTCCCAGGAGCCCCCCGCATCCACCCAGCGCGTCCAGACAGATGACTGTCACTGGCTGCGCTTTGAAGCTCGGGGGATattattaactgaaaaaaatctgaCACACCCGGGGGGCGGGGAGAGAAGGGGGCTGTGGCGCAGacgagggggagggagaaaggcagaggcaagcgccTATACCCCGCCCTCTTGATTTCCATAAAAATCAGGGGAGGCGCCAAAGCCTTTCGCGCCAAAAgccatttgcttttttttcttcctttttgcagACTGCGGGCTGCAAAGCTGGGAAACCCGGGGAGTGCTCCTCCCGCCCTTTTGGACCCCCGGGCTTGCACCCGACGCACTCAGCGAACCAGCTGCGCGCCGAGTGTTGCGCAGCACCCACCCCATGGACCCGGGCATTActtggcttttcttttcctttttttttttttaaacccctgggtgtgtgctgggggcgggggggaggttTCTAGCCTGGTCCCTGCTTGCActgccttttgtgtgtgtgtgtgttgtgtgtgtgtgtgtgtgtgtgtgcgcgcgagcTGAGCTCCAGGCCAAAGTGGAacaaggcctggcagtgggaCTGTTCGTGTGTGATCTCGAAAGAAGGCGACGGGAGTGCAAAATGGGAGGCCGAGGAAGCGCCCACGTAGGAATGAGACCGCAGGAGGTTTCTAGTTTCAAATTGAAAGGAAGGGGCGCCCCCcttgtttgaaaataaataagtgcGGGCTACGAGGGTGGCGCCGCAGCGCTTTCTTCGGCCGAAGGCGACACCTCGCGGAGACGGAGCAGAAAGCGGAGTCGCACCGCCGGGCCTCGAAGTGGGGCCACCCCCGCGAGATGGTTAGCGAATCCTCGGTACCGCGGGAGGGATTGTGAAACGCTAGGAGACTCGTCCCCCACCTTTCCGAAGCCAGCGTTCACTAAAATTCCGGACAGCCTGGACTCGGTGCAAACAGAAGGAACTACACAGTCCACATCGCCCACAGTACCTCTCAGTAAACCTTGAGTTCACATTGATGGCATCAAGGAAAGCCACCATCAACTTGGCTTCTTTGTGTCCCCGTTGCCTCACCAAGTGGTGTTAACAGAAAAAGCGTGACATCTTATTAAGACCTGACGGGGTGTATGCATTTTTCATTCGCCCCGTGGGGGAcatttccctccctcccgtcTCACTTCCGTTCAGGCAAACATTCTATTTCTTTCCGAAATGATGGGGTTAAAAATAACTGCTCCTGTCCCCCAAAACTTTCCAATAATGGCCCAGGCCTCCTGTGGCGCCTCTTTCACTGCCACATTCCCAGTGGGGTGCGATTCACTCTTAAAAAACATTCCCTTAAGCTTGTTTGTGGGGAAGCTTCTCCATTTCCCTCTAAATTGGAAATGACACCCCTCATTCACCTCCACCGAGGAAGAAGAGAATGCTAGTGAATCAAGTTCAAAATGCTGTGTATTAGCATGTGTGAAGGTTTCCCCATCTGCCCCTGAATGCCTACATAATTCTGGGGACCAGGGCAGATTCTAGGAAGTAGCCCatgaatggggggagggggatctCCCTTCCGAGCTTCTTTATTATTTGGATCACATATGTAAAAAGCCATTTACCCTTGCAAAAGCCTTTAACACTCTCATTTCCACACCCCTGGCCTTTTCCATTCCAAGCCCTCCCACGGCATTCTCCCCCAAGGTGTTGGCTTTCTGAAACCTTTGCCTCCGTTTGTAATTAGACATACACAGCAGGAGCTGTATGGTAAGTACTCCTGgttgttgatggaggagggtgtCACTGAAAGGGACCCTTTTTAAGGAAGCCAGATCTGGCAGGTTAGTTTTGTTTATTAGAGACACAGCGGGAAAGAGATAGGTGTGActccagaactagctctttttaaattcttgtttctctttttgttgttgttgtttgctggcttttgtgtgtgtgtgtgtgtgtgtgtgtgtgtgtgtgactttctgtttttgaaatggggtcttgTATAACCCAAGATTGCTTCAAACTCCATGTTTttgcaaggatgaccttgaactcctcctgatcctcttgctatCACCCAAATTCTAGGAGTACCAGCCTGTGCCTTCACATTTGGCTTCCAGAATCTTCTTCAGAACCTCAGCAGCCAAACGCATAAAGGGCACTTAAACATGGCTGCCTGAACTCCCTCAAGTAGTAGAAGGACTAGGAAAACAGGCTAAGACGGCCCAGTTAGTATGGATAAAAGTCCTCCCTCTTCACCGTTAAAAGATAGGATGTTTTAGAAAAGAGAGACCAGCGAGAAGATGACCTGGTTACTCTGCATGCCTCTGAGCAAATCGTTTATCTTTCTTGGGCCTTAATCTCAAATCTCCTGCTCTTAAGGCAAACCAGCAATTACTGAAATTACCAGCAAGTCTGAATCTGAAGGTTAGAAGAATGATAAAAGTCAGCAAGTATTTATTGGTACCTTCATTGGCAGGTAGAAAGATAAAAGACTGTTCATGGAGAAAAATTACCTAATAGCCCTTCTTGGTGGACTCACCGAGAAGCCCAGCCGTTCCTCTTACAGATAAACATAGAAGCACTCTAAGATTTCAAGGGACACACATAAATGAAAGGAAATCCTTGGCAGGCTTTGAAGCCAAGGCTTAGTCCACGGCTTGAGACCCAACAAGGATCAGGATGCTTTATGGATCTCACCTACAATAGGAGGGTAAAAGGTTTGTCATAGCTGGGAGCATCTTACTGGGTCCTAACTTTCCCTGTCTAAATAAAGGTATAGACCTTTGTGACGGTGCATACTTAACACTTCAGCATTCTGGGGCTGGGTCAAGAAGACTgggagtttaaagccagcctgggctattcccaagaccctgtcccaacaaaacaaaacacagccctGTAAAGTTtgcttattaaataatttttaaatacctgGGAACAGGCtgctaagatggctcagcagctaagggtgcttgctgcc is a genomic window containing:
- the Mycn gene encoding N-myc proto-oncogene protein encodes the protein MPSCTASTMPGMICKNPDLEFDSLQPCFYPDEDDFYFGGPDSTPPGEDIWKKFELLPTPPLSPSRAFPEHSPEPSNWATEMLLPEADLWGNPAEEDAFGLGGLSSLTPNPVILQDCMWSGFSAREKLERAVNEKLQHGHGPPGAGTACPAPGVSASSPGGRALNGTASAGRTGATLPTDLSHPAAECVDPAVVFPFPVNKREPAPVSATPISAPATSAVVTTVSAPAAAPVAAPARAGGRPANSGEHKALSTSGEDTLSDSDDEDDEEEDEEEEIDVVTVEKRRSSSNNKAVTTFTITVRPKTSALGMGRAQAGELILKRCVPIHQQHNYAAPSPYVESEDAPPQKKLKSEASPRPLKNVVPAKAKNLSPRNSDSEDSERRRNHNILERQRRNDLRSSFLTLRDHVPELVKNEKAAKVVILKKATEYVHALQANEHQLLLEKEKLQARQQQLLKKIEHARTC